From a region of the Phragmites australis chromosome 21, lpPhrAust1.1, whole genome shotgun sequence genome:
- the LOC133903025 gene encoding uncharacterized protein LOC133903025 isoform X2: MSRVPKWKIEKTKVKVVFRLQFHATNIPSTGWDKLSLSFISADTGKVTAKTNKSNVRNGSCKWPDPIYEATRLLQDPRTKTYDDKLYKLVVAMGTSRSSILGEVDVNLAEFAEALKPVSITLPLRGCDFGTLLHVTAQLLTTKTGFREFEQQRETGTRSSQQLLNQRSHDPAEVAAVSSDVGTNKVNARIKLKETSLGFPLVEDSAGSTEDYENSSHTSDGIFAENNDPYGGHEISSLRSTISGDLPLCPTSQSPTPEKGACWGKRLSPQGSNDWTHGWSPEYSAGKDLAAAHEENNRLRTRLEVAESAFSQLQTEATSLEHVTNKLGTETQGLAQQLAVELMSRNQLTTEVSLLRTECSNLKRELEEIKSSELKWQKSNAEVNTLSKFGNYVLATDSVHDLQTEWLQGLLLLESKLQQTRNNALHGLQASDLDFLLADLGALQRVIENLKQGVQPGQMKENHYLDHLVPPSNAAHLSSSGCDHDALKKSSGSSTGTMEEKMCELLQKLEDSKTEKENLREKMSQMERYYESFIHKLEESQKQMSIELENLRKEHNSCFYTVSVLQAQKQKMHEEMNDQLMRFVEDRTALEAQNKELERRAVATETALKRVRFNYSAAVERLQKDLELLSFQVLSMYESNETLAKQSFLEDYDSLPEEHSAVADLCGNKEHEQYRPDAKQIGPECLHAEAEPQMFLAENGTPDKMNGQKNLLWALKIEELRARSEFQILGNADSQGNHSNIEGPKWASSTKESELLEMFIANIEWQIFSDVLRESHYTALDIIKCMHGRLHMLEKQLHDSNDARQSLVFKLNSALDQAKSVKESEAGYILKCDDLTVKNQILEAKLHDITVENALFMEKLMQSERVVQEHGACESKYKACAEERKRFENCLMKESLQTDQLKDELRSVREDFEAMKDELDKQSSLNNDMQIVSTSLHKLLGDLCSKTMSFNKEVNISGLDEACLLHELQSKNYSAVMASLEYFQQQTCKKVLHLHQEKEVVEEMCDALRRSSEKVESELYDMKRKVECDLDVTKQKLNFSEELVEKLQQELQDMAHKLKISSESQEKYSITNSDLTSKLSQMEVELQHVASENEALVQNLKEIVATVEELERAKLSLAVHEEDTRTLTQSLQSKDESIVHMESEIRCLQDDLRFADENLLREKRLKEELESALASLTSQLGEKDQVLLSFDEHKTELVQLRDQILDMEKANSLMQNALSQSEQTQRDLSHENCSLHSQLSNVENQLGTVLEAMLSSEIEASYMRSEVRAAVVQLNLLRNDLEKLQLKNNDADDLLRAHMSTEAELADRNATLQAAVDSLQIDLCSAIQEKEGVEELVKRNQEVVTQDSNNKSRDIAVSIDNSERVLKYQDGISQLRVLVTDLEEQVDDMSSTKDEIEILNMILRSKLEEQHTVMALLLRNHGDELTNLKEQNKDLTQKLAEQSLKAEEFRNLSIHLRELKEKAEAGRKEKEGSLFAMQDSLRIAFIKEQYESKVQELKGQVFVSKKYAEEMLLKLQSALDEVETGRKNEIALAKRIEELSMKVSEMEVEMQDLSADKRELSNAYDSMMTELECTKLNLDCCSEEKQKIEVDLQECSEERNRIRVELDLVKKLLENIVLTDNNTPHNNSGSCTLGTTSIGHILGDGKSESASKATPNTTQIDSGLQEGEIQGASLSSNLSQGAEDIGKFGEHECINSTARNNLEREERRMATMEVGGGYGGRQLGFGRKEAAT; encoded by the exons ATGTCAAGGGTACCGAAATGGAAGATCGAAAAGACCAAAGTTAAGGTTGTATTCCGGCTACAATTCCATGCAACGAAT ATTCCATCAACAGGATGGGACAAACTATCTTTGTCCTTCATCTCTGCAGATACAGGAAAAGTAACtgcaaaaacaaataaatcaaaTGTGAGGAATGGAAGCTGCAAATGGCCGGATCCTATCTATGAAGCAACACGGCTTCTTCAGGATCCTCGGACTAAGACATATGATGACAAACTCTATAAGCTTGTTGTGGCCATG gGGACTTCACGGTCTAGTATTCTCGGGGAGGTTGATGTGAATCTTGCTGAATTCGCAGAAGCACTAAAGCCTGTCTCAATCACACTTCCTCTACGTGGTTGCGACTTTGGGACACTATTACAT GTCACAGCACAACTTCTCACTACTAAAACTGGTTTCAG GGAATTTGAGCAGCAAAGAGAAACTGGTACTAGAAGTTCTCAGCAGTTATTGAACCAAAGAAGTCATGATCCTGCTGAAGTTGCTGCGGTCTCATCCGACGTGGGCACCAATAAG GTTAATGCAAGGATTAAGCTAAAAGAAACTTCTCTGGGGTTCCCTTTGGTGGAAGATTCTGCAGGGTCCACTGAGGACTATGAAAACTCGTCACATACTTCAGATGGCATTTTTGCAGAGAACAATGACCCATATGGTGGGCATGAAATCAGTAGCCTTAGGAGCACAATCTCTGGTGATCTACCACTTTGTCCTACCAGTCAAAGTCCTACGCCAGAGAAAGGAGCATGTTGGGGTAAACGCCTTTCACCACAAGGGAGCAATGATTGGACTCATGGCTGGAGTCCTGAGTACTCTGCTGGTAAAGATCTAGCTGCTGCTCATGAGGAGAATAACCGACTCAGAACCAGATTGGAGGTGGCTGAGTCAGCTTTTTCTCAGCTTCAGACAGAAGCAACATCTCTTGAGCATGTTACCAACAAGTTAGGCACTGAGACACAGGGCTTAGCCCAACAGCTTGCTGTTGAACTGATGTCACGGAATCAGCTTACTACTGAAGTATCCTTGCTAAGAACAGAATGTTCTAATCTGAAAAGAGAGCTGGAAGAAATAAAATCTTCTGAACTCAAGTGGCAAAAATCTAATGCAGAAGTGAATACTCTGAGTAAGTTTGGAAATTATGTTCTTGCTACAGATTCAGTTCATGATCTCCAAACTGAATGGCTGCAAGGTTTGCTGCTTCTTGAAAGTAAACTGCAGCAGACCAGAAACAATGCACTCCATGGACTACAAGCGAGTGATCTTGATTTTCTTCTTGCTGATCTGGGGGCACTTCAGCGTGTCATTGAGAACCTTAAGCAAGGTGTTCAGCCAggacaaatgaaagaaaatcACTATTTAGACCATTTGGTTCCACCTTCAAATGCTGCTCATCTATCAAGTTCGGGATGTGATCATGATGCCCTTAAGAAAAGTTCTGGTAGTAGTACAGGCACAATGGAGGAGAAAATGTGTGAGCTCTTGCAGAAGTTGGAGGACTCAAAAACTGAGAAGGAGAATCTCCGGGAGAAGATGAGCCAAATGGAGCGTTACTATGAATCCTTTATCCATAAGCTTGAGGAGAGCCAGAAGCAGATGTCAATAGAATTGGAAAATCTCAGGAAAGAACATAACTCTTGCTTCTACACAGTTTCTGTCCTCCAAGCTCAGAAGCAAAAAATGCATGAGGAAATGAATGATCAGTTAATGAGGTTTGTTGAGGACAGAACAGCTTTAGAAGCTCAAAATAAGGAGCTTGAGAGGAGGGCTGTTGCAACAGAAACTGCACTCAAGAGGGTTCGGTTCAATTATTCAGCAGCTGTGGAACGTCTACAGAAAGACCTTGAATTACTGTCCTTTCAGGTTCTCTCTATGTATGAGTCCAATGAAACTCTTGCGAAGCAATCTTTTCTAGAAGATTATGATAGTTTGCCTGAAGAACATTCTGCTGTAGCAGACTTATGTGGCAATAAAGAACATGAACAATACAGGCCTGATGCCAAACAAATCGGACCTGAATGTCTACATGCGGAGGCGGAACCTCAAATGTTTTTAGCAGAAAATGGTACTCCAGATAAAATGAATGGCCAGAAAAATCTTCTTTGGGCACTCAAGATTGAAGAGCTCCGTGCGAGATCAGAATTTCAAATACTTGGTAATGCTGATTCACAAGGGAACCATTCAAACATAGAAGGACCAAAATGGGCCTCATCCACGAAGGAATCAGAGCTTTTAGAAATGTTTATTGCCAACATCGAGTGGCAGATATTTTCTGATGTGCTACGTGAATCTCACTATACTGCATTGGATATAATTAAGTGCATGCATGGAAGATTGCACATGCTAGAAAAGCAGCTTCATGACTCTAATGATGCTAGGCAATCtctagtgttcaagttgaacTCTGCATTGGACCAAGCCAAAAGTGTCAAAGAAAGTGAAGCTGGATACATTTTGAAATGTGATGATTTGACAGTGAAGAACCAAATATTAGAAGCGAAACTCCACGATATTACAGTTGAAAATGCTTTGTTTATGGAAAAGCTCATGCAGTCTGAAAGAGTTGTTCAGGAACATGGAGCTTGTGAAAGCAAGTACAAGGCCTGTGCTGAAGAAAGGAAGAGATTTGAGAACTGTTTAATGAAAGAAAGTCTACAAACAGATCAGCTTAAGGATGAGCTCAGATCAGTAAGGGAAGATTTTGAGGCCATGAAAGATGAGTTAGATAAGCAATCCTCCTTAAACAATGATATGCAAATTGTTTCTACATCCCTTCACAAACTACTGGGTGACCTATGCTCTAAAACTATGTCATTTAACAAGGAAGTCAACATTTCAGGTTTAGATGAGGCATGCTTGCTACATGAACTCCAGAGCAAGAATTACTCTGCAGTGATGGCAAGCTTGGAATACTTCCAGCAGCAAACATGTAAGAAGGTgcttcatcttcatcaggaGAAGGAGGTAGTGGAAGAAATGTGTGATGCTCTCCGGAGAAGTTCAGAGAAGGTTGAATCAGAATTATATGATATGAAGCGGAAGGTTGAATGTGATTTGGATGTCACTAAACAGAAGCTAAACTTTTCTGAGGAACTTGTCGAGAAGCTTCAGCAAGAACTGCAGGACATGGCTCACAAACTTAAGATTAGCTCTGAATCTCAAGAAAAGTATTCCATTACCAATAGTGACTTAACATCAAAGTTGTCACAAATGGAAGTTGAGCTACAGCATGTAGCTAGTGAGAATGAGGCTCTtgttcaaaatttgaaagaaaTTGTTGCCACTGTAGAGGAACTAGAGAGGGCCAAATTAAGTCTCGCAGTACATGAGGAGGATACCCGAACCTTGACCCAGTCTTTACAGTCTAAAGATGAGTCGATAGTGCATATGGAAAGTGAAATCAGATGTTTGCAAGATGATCTGAGATTTGCTGATGAAAATTTGCTAAGAGAAAAGAGACTTAAGGAAGAACTTGAATCTGCCCTTGCAAGTCTTACATCACAGCTTGGTGAGAAGGATCAGGTTCTACTTTCTTTTGATGAGCACAAAACAGAGTTAGTTCAACTAAGGGACCAAATTTTGGACATGGAAAAGGCAAACAGTTTAATGCAAAATGCGCTATCGCAGAGTGAGCAAACACAAAGGGACCTCAGCCATGAGAATTGCTCTCTCCACTCCCAGCTTTCAAATGTGGAAAACCAGTTAGGAACAGTTCTTGAGGCCATGCTTTCCAGTGAAATTGAAGCTAGTTATATGAGAAGTGAGGTAAGAGCGGCTGTTGTGCAACTTAATTTGTTAAGAAATGACCTTGAGAAACTTCAACTCAAGAACAATGATGCTGATGACTTATTAAGGGCACACATGTCTACTGAAGCAGAATTAGCTGACAGAAATGCTACACTTCAAGCAGCTGTTGATTCTCTTCAAATTGACCTTTGCAGTGCTATTCAAGAGAAGGAAGGAGTTGAGGAGCTTGTGAAACGAAATCAGGAAGTAGTAACTCAAGATAGTAATAACAAGTCTCGGGATATAGCAGTATCAATTGATAACAGTGAGAGAGTATTGAAGTATCAAGATGGGATTTCACaacttagagtcttggtgacagATCTTGAAGAGCAGGTTGATGATATGAGCTCTACAAAAGATGAGATTGAAATTTTAAACATGATTCTTAGGTCAAAATTGGAGGAACAACACACTGTGATGGCATTGTTGCTTCGGAATCATGGCGACGAGTTGACAAATTTAAAAGAACAGAACAAGGACCTCACTCAAAAACTTGCTGAACAAAGTCTGAAGGCAGAAGAGTTCAGGAATCTGTCTATCCATTTGAGAGAGCTAAAAGAAAAGGCCGAAGCTGGaaggaaggagaaagagggaTCACTATTTGCCATGCAAGATTCCCTAAGAATTGCATTTATTAAGGAGCAGTATGAATCGAAGGTTCAAGAGCTGAAAGGTCAAGTTTTTGTCTCTAAAAAGTATGCTGAAGAGATGCTGCTGAAGCTTCAAAGTGCTTTGGATGAAGTTGAAACTGGGAGGAAAAATGAGATTGCTCTTGCTAAGAGGATTGAAGAGTTATCGATGAAAGTTTCTGAAATGGAGGTGGAGATGCAGGATTTATCAGCTGATAAAAGAGAGTTGTCCAATGCATATGACAGCATGATGACAGAGCTGGAATGCACAAAATTAAACTTAGATTGCTGCAGCGAAGAAAAACAGAAGATTGAAGTCGATCTTCAGGAGTGCAGTGAGGAACGCAACAGAATAAGGGTGGAACTTGACTTGGTTAAGAAGTTGTTGGAGAATATTGTATTAACTGACAATAACACACCACATAATAATTCTGGATCATGCACTCTTGGCACCACATCTATCGGGCATATTTTGGGAGATGGAAAGTCTGAGTCTGCATCAAAGGCTACACCGAATACAACACAAATTGATTCAGGATTACAGGAAGGTGAAATTCAGGGGGCAAGTTTATCATCAAATTTGTCTCAAGGAGCAGAGGACATCGGGAAGTTTGGTGAGCATGAATGTATCAACTCTACGGCACGCAATAACTTGGAG agggaggagaggaggatggcGACCATGGAGGTGGGCGGTGGCTATGGTGGGCGGCAGCTAGGGTTTGGGCGCAAGGAGGCGGCGACGTGA
- the LOC133903025 gene encoding uncharacterized protein LOC133903025 isoform X1, producing MSRVPKWKIEKTKVKVVFRLQFHATNIPSTGWDKLSLSFISADTGKVTAKTNKSNVRNGSCKWPDPIYEATRLLQDPRTKTYDDKLYKLVVAMGTSRSSILGEVDVNLAEFAEALKPVSITLPLRGCDFGTLLHVTAQLLTTKTGFREFEQQRETGTRSSQQLLNQRSHDPAEVAAVSSDVGTNKVNARIKLKETSLGFPLVEDSAGSTEDYENSSHTSDGIFAENNDPYGGHEISSLRSTISGDLPLCPTSQSPTPEKGACWGKRLSPQGSNDWTHGWSPEYSAGKDLAAAHEENNRLRTRLEVAESAFSQLQTEATSLEHVTNKLGTETQGLAQQLAVELMSRNQLTTEVSLLRTECSNLKRELEEIKSSELKWQKSNAEVNTLSKFGNYVLATDSVHDLQTEWLQGLLLLESKLQQTRNNALHGLQASDLDFLLADLGALQRVIENLKQGVQPGQMKENHYLDHLVPPSNAAHLSSSGCDHDALKKSSGSSTGTMEEKMCELLQKLEDSKTEKENLREKMSQMERYYESFIHKLEESQKQMSIELENLRKEHNSCFYTVSVLQAQKQKMHEEMNDQLMRFVEDRTALEAQNKELERRAVATETALKRVRFNYSAAVERLQKDLELLSFQVLSMYESNETLAKQSFLEDYDSLPEEHSAVADLCGNKEHEQYRPDAKQIGPECLHAEAEPQMFLAENGTPDKMNGQKNLLWALKIEELRARSEFQILGNADSQGNHSNIEGPKWASSTKESELLEMFIANIEWQIFSDVLRESHYTALDIIKCMHGRLHMLEKQLHDSNDARQSLVFKLNSALDQAKSVKESEAGYILKCDDLTVKNQILEAKLHDITVENALFMEKLMQSERVVQEHGACESKYKACAEERKRFENCLMKESLQTDQLKDELRSVREDFEAMKDELDKQSSLNNDMQIVSTSLHKLLGDLCSKTMSFNKEVNISGLDEACLLHELQSKNYSAVMASLEYFQQQTCKKVLHLHQEKEVVEEMCDALRRSSEKVESELYDMKRKVECDLDVTKQKLNFSEELVEKLQQELQDMAHKLKISSESQEKYSITNSDLTSKLSQMEVELQHVASENEALVQNLKEIVATVEELERAKLSLAVHEEDTRTLTQSLQSKDESIVHMESEIRCLQDDLRFADENLLREKRLKEELESALASLTSQLGEKDQVLLSFDEHKTELVQLRDQILDMEKANSLMQNALSQSEQTQRDLSHENCSLHSQLSNVENQLGTVLEAMLSSEIEASYMRSEVRAAVVQLNLLRNDLEKLQLKNNDADDLLRAHMSTEAELADRNATLQAAVDSLQIDLCSAIQEKEGVEELVKRNQEVVTQDSNNKSRDIAVSIDNSERVLKYQDGISQLRVLVTDLEEQVDDMSSTKDEIEILNMILRSKLEEQHTVMALLLRNHGDELTNLKEQNKDLTQKLAEQSLKAEEFRNLSIHLRELKEKAEAGRKEKEGSLFAMQDSLRIAFIKEQYESKVQELKGQVFVSKKYAEEMLLKLQSALDEVETGRKNEIALAKRIEELSMKVSEMEVEMQDLSADKRELSNAYDSMMTELECTKLNLDCCSEEKQKIEVDLQECSEERNRIRVELDLVKKLLENIVLTDNNTPHNNSGSCTLGTTSIGHILGDGKSESASKATPNTTQIDSGLQEGEIQGASLSSNLSQGAEDIGKFGEHECINSTARNNLENCDRECELSVGNHLNGHNSFKDISKEQKKLATDLNLFQEELERLKNENLSPLLPLDINLIDPSLSGLERTLSQLDMANEHLRSIFPSFKELPGSGNALERVLALELELAEALQAKKKTDILFQSSFLKQHNDEAAVFQSFRDINELIQDTIELKRRQVAVENELKDMQGRYSELSVQFAEVEGERQMLEMNLKNRTPK from the exons ATGTCAAGGGTACCGAAATGGAAGATCGAAAAGACCAAAGTTAAGGTTGTATTCCGGCTACAATTCCATGCAACGAAT ATTCCATCAACAGGATGGGACAAACTATCTTTGTCCTTCATCTCTGCAGATACAGGAAAAGTAACtgcaaaaacaaataaatcaaaTGTGAGGAATGGAAGCTGCAAATGGCCGGATCCTATCTATGAAGCAACACGGCTTCTTCAGGATCCTCGGACTAAGACATATGATGACAAACTCTATAAGCTTGTTGTGGCCATG gGGACTTCACGGTCTAGTATTCTCGGGGAGGTTGATGTGAATCTTGCTGAATTCGCAGAAGCACTAAAGCCTGTCTCAATCACACTTCCTCTACGTGGTTGCGACTTTGGGACACTATTACAT GTCACAGCACAACTTCTCACTACTAAAACTGGTTTCAG GGAATTTGAGCAGCAAAGAGAAACTGGTACTAGAAGTTCTCAGCAGTTATTGAACCAAAGAAGTCATGATCCTGCTGAAGTTGCTGCGGTCTCATCCGACGTGGGCACCAATAAG GTTAATGCAAGGATTAAGCTAAAAGAAACTTCTCTGGGGTTCCCTTTGGTGGAAGATTCTGCAGGGTCCACTGAGGACTATGAAAACTCGTCACATACTTCAGATGGCATTTTTGCAGAGAACAATGACCCATATGGTGGGCATGAAATCAGTAGCCTTAGGAGCACAATCTCTGGTGATCTACCACTTTGTCCTACCAGTCAAAGTCCTACGCCAGAGAAAGGAGCATGTTGGGGTAAACGCCTTTCACCACAAGGGAGCAATGATTGGACTCATGGCTGGAGTCCTGAGTACTCTGCTGGTAAAGATCTAGCTGCTGCTCATGAGGAGAATAACCGACTCAGAACCAGATTGGAGGTGGCTGAGTCAGCTTTTTCTCAGCTTCAGACAGAAGCAACATCTCTTGAGCATGTTACCAACAAGTTAGGCACTGAGACACAGGGCTTAGCCCAACAGCTTGCTGTTGAACTGATGTCACGGAATCAGCTTACTACTGAAGTATCCTTGCTAAGAACAGAATGTTCTAATCTGAAAAGAGAGCTGGAAGAAATAAAATCTTCTGAACTCAAGTGGCAAAAATCTAATGCAGAAGTGAATACTCTGAGTAAGTTTGGAAATTATGTTCTTGCTACAGATTCAGTTCATGATCTCCAAACTGAATGGCTGCAAGGTTTGCTGCTTCTTGAAAGTAAACTGCAGCAGACCAGAAACAATGCACTCCATGGACTACAAGCGAGTGATCTTGATTTTCTTCTTGCTGATCTGGGGGCACTTCAGCGTGTCATTGAGAACCTTAAGCAAGGTGTTCAGCCAggacaaatgaaagaaaatcACTATTTAGACCATTTGGTTCCACCTTCAAATGCTGCTCATCTATCAAGTTCGGGATGTGATCATGATGCCCTTAAGAAAAGTTCTGGTAGTAGTACAGGCACAATGGAGGAGAAAATGTGTGAGCTCTTGCAGAAGTTGGAGGACTCAAAAACTGAGAAGGAGAATCTCCGGGAGAAGATGAGCCAAATGGAGCGTTACTATGAATCCTTTATCCATAAGCTTGAGGAGAGCCAGAAGCAGATGTCAATAGAATTGGAAAATCTCAGGAAAGAACATAACTCTTGCTTCTACACAGTTTCTGTCCTCCAAGCTCAGAAGCAAAAAATGCATGAGGAAATGAATGATCAGTTAATGAGGTTTGTTGAGGACAGAACAGCTTTAGAAGCTCAAAATAAGGAGCTTGAGAGGAGGGCTGTTGCAACAGAAACTGCACTCAAGAGGGTTCGGTTCAATTATTCAGCAGCTGTGGAACGTCTACAGAAAGACCTTGAATTACTGTCCTTTCAGGTTCTCTCTATGTATGAGTCCAATGAAACTCTTGCGAAGCAATCTTTTCTAGAAGATTATGATAGTTTGCCTGAAGAACATTCTGCTGTAGCAGACTTATGTGGCAATAAAGAACATGAACAATACAGGCCTGATGCCAAACAAATCGGACCTGAATGTCTACATGCGGAGGCGGAACCTCAAATGTTTTTAGCAGAAAATGGTACTCCAGATAAAATGAATGGCCAGAAAAATCTTCTTTGGGCACTCAAGATTGAAGAGCTCCGTGCGAGATCAGAATTTCAAATACTTGGTAATGCTGATTCACAAGGGAACCATTCAAACATAGAAGGACCAAAATGGGCCTCATCCACGAAGGAATCAGAGCTTTTAGAAATGTTTATTGCCAACATCGAGTGGCAGATATTTTCTGATGTGCTACGTGAATCTCACTATACTGCATTGGATATAATTAAGTGCATGCATGGAAGATTGCACATGCTAGAAAAGCAGCTTCATGACTCTAATGATGCTAGGCAATCtctagtgttcaagttgaacTCTGCATTGGACCAAGCCAAAAGTGTCAAAGAAAGTGAAGCTGGATACATTTTGAAATGTGATGATTTGACAGTGAAGAACCAAATATTAGAAGCGAAACTCCACGATATTACAGTTGAAAATGCTTTGTTTATGGAAAAGCTCATGCAGTCTGAAAGAGTTGTTCAGGAACATGGAGCTTGTGAAAGCAAGTACAAGGCCTGTGCTGAAGAAAGGAAGAGATTTGAGAACTGTTTAATGAAAGAAAGTCTACAAACAGATCAGCTTAAGGATGAGCTCAGATCAGTAAGGGAAGATTTTGAGGCCATGAAAGATGAGTTAGATAAGCAATCCTCCTTAAACAATGATATGCAAATTGTTTCTACATCCCTTCACAAACTACTGGGTGACCTATGCTCTAAAACTATGTCATTTAACAAGGAAGTCAACATTTCAGGTTTAGATGAGGCATGCTTGCTACATGAACTCCAGAGCAAGAATTACTCTGCAGTGATGGCAAGCTTGGAATACTTCCAGCAGCAAACATGTAAGAAGGTgcttcatcttcatcaggaGAAGGAGGTAGTGGAAGAAATGTGTGATGCTCTCCGGAGAAGTTCAGAGAAGGTTGAATCAGAATTATATGATATGAAGCGGAAGGTTGAATGTGATTTGGATGTCACTAAACAGAAGCTAAACTTTTCTGAGGAACTTGTCGAGAAGCTTCAGCAAGAACTGCAGGACATGGCTCACAAACTTAAGATTAGCTCTGAATCTCAAGAAAAGTATTCCATTACCAATAGTGACTTAACATCAAAGTTGTCACAAATGGAAGTTGAGCTACAGCATGTAGCTAGTGAGAATGAGGCTCTtgttcaaaatttgaaagaaaTTGTTGCCACTGTAGAGGAACTAGAGAGGGCCAAATTAAGTCTCGCAGTACATGAGGAGGATACCCGAACCTTGACCCAGTCTTTACAGTCTAAAGATGAGTCGATAGTGCATATGGAAAGTGAAATCAGATGTTTGCAAGATGATCTGAGATTTGCTGATGAAAATTTGCTAAGAGAAAAGAGACTTAAGGAAGAACTTGAATCTGCCCTTGCAAGTCTTACATCACAGCTTGGTGAGAAGGATCAGGTTCTACTTTCTTTTGATGAGCACAAAACAGAGTTAGTTCAACTAAGGGACCAAATTTTGGACATGGAAAAGGCAAACAGTTTAATGCAAAATGCGCTATCGCAGAGTGAGCAAACACAAAGGGACCTCAGCCATGAGAATTGCTCTCTCCACTCCCAGCTTTCAAATGTGGAAAACCAGTTAGGAACAGTTCTTGAGGCCATGCTTTCCAGTGAAATTGAAGCTAGTTATATGAGAAGTGAGGTAAGAGCGGCTGTTGTGCAACTTAATTTGTTAAGAAATGACCTTGAGAAACTTCAACTCAAGAACAATGATGCTGATGACTTATTAAGGGCACACATGTCTACTGAAGCAGAATTAGCTGACAGAAATGCTACACTTCAAGCAGCTGTTGATTCTCTTCAAATTGACCTTTGCAGTGCTATTCAAGAGAAGGAAGGAGTTGAGGAGCTTGTGAAACGAAATCAGGAAGTAGTAACTCAAGATAGTAATAACAAGTCTCGGGATATAGCAGTATCAATTGATAACAGTGAGAGAGTATTGAAGTATCAAGATGGGATTTCACaacttagagtcttggtgacagATCTTGAAGAGCAGGTTGATGATATGAGCTCTACAAAAGATGAGATTGAAATTTTAAACATGATTCTTAGGTCAAAATTGGAGGAACAACACACTGTGATGGCATTGTTGCTTCGGAATCATGGCGACGAGTTGACAAATTTAAAAGAACAGAACAAGGACCTCACTCAAAAACTTGCTGAACAAAGTCTGAAGGCAGAAGAGTTCAGGAATCTGTCTATCCATTTGAGAGAGCTAAAAGAAAAGGCCGAAGCTGGaaggaaggagaaagagggaTCACTATTTGCCATGCAAGATTCCCTAAGAATTGCATTTATTAAGGAGCAGTATGAATCGAAGGTTCAAGAGCTGAAAGGTCAAGTTTTTGTCTCTAAAAAGTATGCTGAAGAGATGCTGCTGAAGCTTCAAAGTGCTTTGGATGAAGTTGAAACTGGGAGGAAAAATGAGATTGCTCTTGCTAAGAGGATTGAAGAGTTATCGATGAAAGTTTCTGAAATGGAGGTGGAGATGCAGGATTTATCAGCTGATAAAAGAGAGTTGTCCAATGCATATGACAGCATGATGACAGAGCTGGAATGCACAAAATTAAACTTAGATTGCTGCAGCGAAGAAAAACAGAAGATTGAAGTCGATCTTCAGGAGTGCAGTGAGGAACGCAACAGAATAAGGGTGGAACTTGACTTGGTTAAGAAGTTGTTGGAGAATATTGTATTAACTGACAATAACACACCACATAATAATTCTGGATCATGCACTCTTGGCACCACATCTATCGGGCATATTTTGGGAGATGGAAAGTCTGAGTCTGCATCAAAGGCTACACCGAATACAACACAAATTGATTCAGGATTACAGGAAGGTGAAATTCAGGGGGCAAGTTTATCATCAAATTTGTCTCAAGGAGCAGAGGACATCGGGAAGTTTGGTGAGCATGAATGTATCAACTCTACGGCACGCAATAACTTGGAG AATTGTGATAGGGAGTGTGAATTGTCAGTAGGGAATCATTTGAATGGGCACAACAGCTTCAAAGATATTTCCAAAGAGCAGAAGAAATTAGCAACTGATTTGAACCTTTTCCAGGAGGAG CTGGAAAGATTGAAAAATGAGAATTTGTCCCCCCTTCTTCCCCTGGACATTAATCTAATTGATCCATCACTCAGTGGTTTGGAAAGGACATTATCACAACTTGATATG GCAAATGAGCATTTGCGAAGTATTTTTCCTTCATTTAAAGAGCTTCCTGGATCTGGCAATGCCTTGGAAAGAGTACTCGCTTTGGAACTCGAGCTTGCAGAAGCACTAcaagcaaagaagaaaacaGACATCCTTTTCCAGAG TTCATTCTTGAAGCAGCACAACGATGAAGCAGCAGTCTTCCAAAGCTTCAGGGACATCAATGAACTGATACAAGATACTATTGAGTTGAAGAGAAGGCAGGTAGCAGTAGAAAACGAGCTAAAAGATATGCAGGGCAGGTACTCAGAGCTTAGTGTGCAGTTCGCTGAGGTGGAGGGAGAAAGGCAGATGCTTGAAATGAATCTGAAGAACCGAACACCCAAGTAA